In the Leptospira sp. WS4.C2 genome, one interval contains:
- the rpsK gene encoding 30S ribosomal protein S11: protein MAEKDAKNKKDTKKVKKKEKKNVPRGKVYIQASFNNTIVSITDMVGNVLSWSSSGMMGFRGSKKSTPYAAQVAATNAAEKAIEASGISEVDVMVSGPGIGRESAIRSLTTKGLAIKLIKDVTPLPHNGCRPRKRRRV from the coding sequence ATGGCTGAAAAAGACGCTAAGAATAAAAAAGATACCAAAAAGGTTAAGAAAAAAGAGAAGAAGAACGTTCCGCGAGGTAAGGTATACATCCAAGCTTCGTTTAACAATACGATCGTATCCATTACGGATATGGTAGGAAACGTTCTTTCTTGGTCTTCTTCTGGAATGATGGGATTTCGTGGATCTAAAAAATCCACCCCTTATGCTGCACAAGTAGCGGCTACTAATGCTGCTGAGAAAGCGATTGAGGCATCTGGAATTTCAGAAGTCGATGTAATGGTTTCTGGTCCTGGAATTGGACGAGAATCCGCCATTCGTTCTTTAACAACGAAAGGCCTTGCAATCAAACTCATTAAAGACGTAACTCCGCTCCCTCACAATGGGTGCCGACCACGAAAAAGAAGAAGGGTGTAG
- the rpsM gene encoding 30S ribosomal protein S13 — translation MARIAGVDLPSNKRIVIGLTYVFGIGKTSSQSILKKAGIDESIRVKDLSDEQEAAIRRVIEESYQVEGDLRSEVNLNIKRLMDVGCYRGFRHRRGLPVNGQRTRTNARTRKGVKKTVANKKKAPGK, via the coding sequence ATGGCACGTATCGCGGGTGTTGATTTACCATCAAACAAAAGAATAGTGATCGGTCTTACATACGTATTTGGTATTGGTAAGACATCCTCTCAAAGTATCCTGAAAAAAGCAGGAATTGACGAATCTATCAGGGTGAAGGACCTTTCGGACGAACAAGAAGCCGCGATCCGTAGAGTCATTGAAGAATCATACCAGGTAGAAGGGGATCTTCGTTCTGAAGTCAACCTAAACATCAAACGATTGATGGACGTTGGTTGTTACAGAGGTTTTCGCCATAGACGAGGACTTCCAGTCAACGGACAAAGAACAAGAACCAACGCTAGAACCCGTAAGGGTGTCAAGAAGACCGTTGCCAATAAGAAAAAGGCACCGGGTAAATAG
- the rpmJ gene encoding 50S ribosomal protein L36, protein MKVRSSVKKICPECKVIRRKGVIRVICTNPKHKQRQR, encoded by the coding sequence ATGAAAGTTAGATCATCAGTTAAAAAAATCTGTCCGGAATGCAAAGTCATTCGCAGAAAAGGTGTAATCCGAGTGATTTGCACGAACCCAAAACACAAACAAAGGCAAAGATAG
- the infA gene encoding translation initiation factor IF-1, whose protein sequence is MAKEEAITIDGTVLEPLPNAMFRVELENGHKVLAHISGKMRMHYIRILPGDKVTVELSPYDLTKGRITYRKK, encoded by the coding sequence CTGGCTAAGGAAGAAGCAATCACCATCGACGGAACCGTTTTAGAACCGTTACCGAATGCCATGTTCCGTGTGGAACTGGAGAACGGTCATAAAGTTCTAGCACACATTTCGGGAAAAATGCGTATGCATTATATCCGTATATTACCCGGCGATAAGGTTACTGTAGAGCTTTCTCCTTATGACTTAACTAAGGGTCGCATCACTTACAGAAAGAAATAG
- a CDS encoding adenylate kinase: MKRLIFMGPPGAGKGTQADIIKEKYQIPQISTGDILRAAVKNGTPMGIEAKKYMDAGDLVPDAVVIGIIRDRLVEADCANGFILDGFPRTVEQAKALSEILKELHMELDSVVNLDVPDEELVKRLLGRAIKEGRSDDNEETIKNRLHTYNTKTLPLIDFYKGSGILRQINGLGSMEEITNTILKSI; encoded by the coding sequence ATGAAGAGATTGATTTTTATGGGTCCTCCAGGTGCTGGAAAAGGGACCCAAGCCGACATCATCAAAGAGAAATACCAAATTCCGCAAATCTCTACTGGAGACATTCTCCGTGCTGCCGTAAAAAACGGAACCCCAATGGGGATTGAAGCAAAAAAATATATGGACGCTGGAGACCTTGTTCCAGATGCTGTCGTTATAGGCATAATTCGCGACCGTTTGGTCGAAGCTGATTGTGCGAATGGATTCATTCTGGATGGATTTCCTAGGACGGTGGAGCAAGCAAAGGCTCTCTCGGAAATCCTCAAAGAGCTTCACATGGAGCTCGACTCCGTTGTCAACCTAGACGTTCCTGACGAAGAACTCGTCAAACGGTTGCTAGGTAGAGCGATCAAAGAAGGACGCTCGGATGACAACGAAGAGACCATCAAAAACCGTCTGCATACTTACAACACCAAGACGTTGCCCCTGATAGACTTTTATAAAGGCTCTGGGATCCTTCGGCAAATCAATGGTTTGGGAAGTATGGAAGAAATCACTAACACTATTTTAAAATCGATCTAG
- the secY gene encoding preprotein translocase subunit SecY gives MFQTIANIFRIPELRSKILFTIGMLLLFRMGTHVTIPGINSLIVTGITADPSEGFLGMVDLFAGGALLKFSIFALGIMPYISSSIIMQLVMVLIPSLQKMQKEGEEGRKKIQQYTKYGTLILCAIQSLAVIQLANSWSTGSGTAQAKYPGLINPSVEGYFLPIAMLSITTGTVLLIWLGEQITERGIGNGISLIIFAGIIGRMPEALIAMFTSDTSDALSILILIIIFIVLISLTVILTQGVRRVPLNYGKQMVGRKMVQARSQSIPFKVNSANVMPIIFASSLILFPQTIVQWLSSKGGQWAGWAVIMDYFNPFSQIWYHALFYYVIYTSLIIFFAYFYTAIQFNPQELADNLKKYGGFIPGVRPGSQTKDMIEKILNRITLPGALFLAGLALAPYLIIKFLNLGSNTGGGTLVYTFGGTSLLIMVGVALETLKQIEAQLLMRNYEGFMKKTKIKGRV, from the coding sequence ATGTTTCAAACCATCGCTAACATCTTTCGAATCCCGGAATTAAGATCTAAAATCCTATTTACGATCGGTATGTTGTTACTTTTTAGAATGGGAACTCACGTGACCATTCCAGGTATCAACAGTTTAATCGTAACGGGCATTACTGCCGATCCGAGTGAAGGTTTCCTCGGAATGGTAGATTTGTTTGCAGGTGGTGCTCTTCTCAAATTTTCTATTTTTGCGCTTGGGATTATGCCTTATATCTCTTCTTCCATCATTATGCAGTTAGTTATGGTTCTCATTCCTAGTTTGCAAAAAATGCAAAAAGAGGGCGAAGAAGGTAGAAAAAAGATCCAACAGTACACTAAGTACGGAACTTTGATTCTTTGTGCGATCCAGTCCCTTGCCGTGATCCAACTGGCAAATTCTTGGTCTACTGGATCGGGAACTGCGCAAGCTAAGTATCCAGGGTTAATCAACCCTTCCGTAGAAGGTTACTTTTTACCAATAGCGATGCTTTCCATCACTACGGGAACAGTGCTTCTGATTTGGCTTGGAGAACAAATTACCGAACGCGGAATTGGTAACGGGATCTCTCTCATTATCTTTGCGGGGATTATCGGTCGTATGCCAGAAGCACTCATTGCTATGTTTACTTCTGATACTTCGGATGCTCTTAGTATTCTCATTCTTATCATTATCTTTATTGTTCTTATTTCCTTAACTGTGATTTTAACCCAAGGGGTTCGCCGGGTTCCATTGAATTATGGAAAACAAATGGTGGGTCGTAAGATGGTTCAGGCACGTAGCCAATCCATCCCTTTTAAAGTCAACAGTGCAAACGTAATGCCAATTATCTTTGCATCGTCACTCATTTTGTTCCCACAAACAATTGTTCAGTGGTTATCATCTAAGGGTGGTCAGTGGGCAGGTTGGGCAGTGATTATGGATTATTTCAATCCATTCTCTCAAATTTGGTATCATGCCCTTTTTTATTATGTGATTTATACATCTCTTATCATTTTCTTTGCGTATTTTTATACAGCGATTCAGTTCAATCCACAGGAACTTGCTGATAACTTAAAAAAATACGGTGGGTTTATTCCTGGAGTCCGTCCAGGAAGCCAAACAAAAGATATGATTGAGAAAATTCTGAATCGAATCACCCTACCGGGTGCTCTTTTCCTTGCTGGTCTTGCTCTTGCTCCCTATCTCATCATTAAGTTCTTAAACCTCGGTTCCAATACCGGTGGCGGAACTTTAGTGTATACATTCGGGGGAACTTCGCTTCTCATTATGGTAGGTGTGGCTCTAGAAACTTTGAAACAAATTGAAGCCCAACTCCTTATGAGAAACTACGAAGGTTTCATGAAGAAGACTAAAATCAAGGGAAGAGTGTAA
- the rplO gene encoding 50S ribosomal protein L15 encodes MAQDRIEQGRGFGAKRQKKSTSLGNKNLVPVPEGATTSPKRVGQGPGSGMGKTSTRGSKGQRARASSMKRGFEGGQMPLHKRLPKRGFTNIFSVEFQPVNLISLSKAGLSGEVTPAILKAKSLIKSEVGPIKLLGTGEVTVAITITVDAFSASAKEKIEKAGGKVIIREKKKEEKKN; translated from the coding sequence ATGGCTCAAGACAGAATTGAACAAGGCCGTGGTTTTGGTGCAAAACGCCAAAAAAAATCCACATCTCTAGGAAACAAAAACTTGGTTCCAGTTCCGGAAGGTGCAACAACTTCTCCGAAACGTGTGGGCCAAGGTCCAGGATCTGGAATGGGGAAAACTTCCACTCGTGGTTCCAAAGGACAAAGAGCTCGTGCATCTTCTATGAAACGTGGTTTCGAAGGTGGACAGATGCCTCTCCACAAACGTTTGCCAAAACGTGGTTTTACAAATATTTTCTCTGTGGAGTTCCAACCAGTGAACTTGATCTCTTTATCGAAAGCAGGTCTTTCTGGTGAAGTAACTCCCGCGATTCTCAAAGCAAAAAGTTTGATAAAGTCCGAAGTAGGACCAATTAAACTTTTGGGAACTGGAGAAGTGACTGTCGCCATCACCATTACGGTAGATGCTTTTTCTGCCTCTGCAAAAGAGAAAATTGAAAAAGCGGGTGGAAAAGTCATCATTAGAGAAAAGAAAAAAGAAGAGAAAAAAAACTAG
- the rpmD gene encoding 50S ribosomal protein L30, with protein MEDVIVTQEKSSIGIIPTHKKTLIALGLKKKGQSKKHKMTPQLKGMLRQVGYLLKVEKV; from the coding sequence ATGGAAGACGTGATCGTAACGCAAGAAAAGAGTTCTATTGGTATCATTCCGACACACAAAAAAACTCTAATTGCACTCGGCCTTAAAAAGAAAGGTCAATCCAAAAAACACAAAATGACTCCCCAATTGAAAGGGATGTTACGACAAGTAGGTTACTTGTTGAAAGTGGAAAAGGTATAA
- the rpsE gene encoding 30S ribosomal protein S5 codes for MLEEETKEFTEKVVKIDRVAKVVKGGRRFSFNALSVVGDSKGKVGIGFGKANEVPDAIRKSIESAKKNLKSIHYIGHTVPHDVVGQFKSARVILKPASPGTGIIAGASVRSVLERAGIQDVLTKSWGSSNPMNIVKATMDALQQLETPSMAVKRRGVSLKHLFGQDL; via the coding sequence ATGTTAGAAGAAGAAACAAAAGAATTTACTGAGAAGGTCGTAAAAATCGACCGAGTTGCCAAAGTAGTGAAGGGGGGACGTCGTTTCTCCTTCAACGCACTTTCAGTCGTTGGTGACTCTAAAGGAAAAGTAGGAATTGGTTTTGGAAAAGCAAACGAAGTTCCAGATGCCATCCGAAAGTCCATTGAATCGGCAAAAAAGAATTTAAAATCCATTCACTATATCGGTCATACCGTTCCTCACGATGTTGTGGGACAGTTCAAATCCGCTCGAGTGATTTTGAAGCCAGCTTCTCCGGGAACGGGGATCATCGCCGGAGCTTCTGTTCGTTCCGTATTGGAAAGGGCAGGGATCCAAGATGTTTTGACTAAGTCATGGGGTTCTTCAAACCCAATGAACATTGTAAAGGCGACTATGGATGCATTACAACAGTTGGAAACACCGTCCATGGCGGTAAAACGACGTGGTGTCAGCCTCAAACACTTGTTTGGGCAAGATCTATAA
- the rplR gene encoding 50S ribosomal protein L18, translating into MINKTAKNTKRLRRAERVRYKLRSTSERPRLVFNKTNRYLTAQIIDDAKGVTLVYATTLEKDFPKHENSKKSKSAATELGKVVADKAKKAGVSQVVLDRSGMVYHGRIAAFADSAREGGLEF; encoded by the coding sequence ATGATCAACAAGACAGCTAAAAATACGAAAAGATTGAGACGAGCGGAACGAGTTCGATACAAACTCCGCTCTACATCGGAAAGACCTCGGTTGGTTTTCAACAAAACAAACCGTTACCTCACCGCACAAATCATTGATGACGCGAAGGGTGTAACTCTTGTTTATGCAACAACTCTTGAGAAAGATTTTCCGAAACATGAAAATTCTAAGAAGAGTAAATCGGCTGCAACCGAACTCGGTAAAGTAGTCGCTGATAAGGCGAAAAAAGCAGGAGTTTCCCAAGTGGTTCTCGACCGTTCTGGAATGGTTTACCATGGAAGGATCGCCGCTTTTGCTGATTCTGCCCGCGAAGGTGGATTGGAGTTCTAA
- the rplF gene encoding 50S ribosomal protein L6, whose amino-acid sequence MSRVGKSIIKLPAKVEVKAEAEALTIKGPLGELKTPLYEGVSANVENGELVFTRKSEDQKTVALHGLVRSLAMNCVKGVTTGWEKNLEITGVGYRAQKRGKDLVMALGYSHEVVFPEPTGIKIDVADQLKIKVSGIDRQLVGQVAADIRSKRPPEPYKGKGIKYQNEYIRRKAGKTGKK is encoded by the coding sequence ATGTCTCGAGTTGGAAAAAGTATTATCAAATTGCCTGCAAAGGTAGAAGTTAAAGCAGAAGCTGAGGCCCTTACGATTAAGGGGCCTTTAGGGGAATTAAAAACTCCACTTTACGAAGGTGTCAGCGCAAATGTTGAAAACGGCGAATTGGTTTTTACTCGAAAAAGTGAAGACCAAAAGACTGTGGCTCTCCACGGTCTCGTTCGTTCTCTTGCGATGAACTGCGTAAAAGGTGTGACTACTGGATGGGAAAAGAACTTAGAAATCACTGGGGTCGGTTATCGTGCACAAAAACGCGGTAAAGATCTAGTGATGGCTCTTGGTTACTCTCACGAAGTGGTTTTCCCTGAACCTACAGGTATCAAAATTGATGTCGCAGATCAGCTAAAAATCAAAGTATCGGGAATTGACCGACAACTGGTTGGACAAGTTGCGGCTGACATTCGTTCTAAAAGACCTCCTGAACCTTACAAAGGGAAAGGGATCAAATACCAGAACGAATACATCCGTAGAAAGGCCGGAAAAACCGGTAAGAAGTAG
- the rpsH gene encoding 30S ribosomal protein S8, producing MSLSDPIADMLTRIRNAQQAKHELCVIPGSKIKKSILDLLKEEGFVDDVQTVKNGSFDDFQVKLKYDTEKKPVIRMIERVSTPGRRVYIQSGEIRPFRNNIGTLILSTSKGVMTGKRARKLRVGGEVLCKVF from the coding sequence ATGAGTCTTTCAGATCCAATCGCAGATATGCTAACAAGAATCAGAAACGCACAACAAGCTAAACATGAGCTTTGTGTGATTCCTGGTAGCAAAATCAAAAAATCCATCCTAGATCTTCTCAAAGAAGAAGGTTTTGTAGATGATGTTCAAACAGTAAAAAATGGAAGTTTTGATGACTTCCAAGTGAAATTAAAATACGACACGGAAAAGAAACCGGTAATTCGTATGATCGAGAGAGTATCCACTCCAGGTCGTCGAGTTTACATCCAATCCGGTGAAATCAGACCGTTCCGAAATAACATCGGAACACTCATCCTTTCGACTTCGAAAGGTGTGATGACTGGGAAACGTGCTCGTAAACTCAGAGTAGGAGGGGAAGTTCTCTGTAAGGTATTCTAG
- a CDS encoding type Z 30S ribosomal protein S14, giving the protein MAKKSMMERHAKEQKFKVREYNRCPLCGRSRAYLRRFDMCRLCFRDLASKAQIPGVKKSSW; this is encoded by the coding sequence ATGGCGAAAAAATCAATGATGGAACGCCACGCCAAAGAGCAAAAATTCAAAGTGAGAGAGTACAATCGTTGCCCTCTTTGTGGTCGATCACGCGCTTATTTGCGCCGCTTTGATATGTGTCGTCTTTGCTTCCGGGACCTTGCTAGCAAGGCTCAGATCCCCGGTGTGAAAAAGTCCTCCTGGTAA
- the rplE gene encoding 50S ribosomal protein L5 has product MVPRLKSKYEKEIRPTLQKSLGFQSVMRVPRLEKIVINVGMGEAHTNPKAMEACLLEIGQITGQRPVKTFAKKSIAGFKVREGMVLGCKVTLRGHHMYEFLDRFINVALPRVRDFRGVNPKGFDGRGNYNLSVREQIIFPEIHFDKINTIYGINITFVTNTEVDKEAFELFQAFGMPYRAAGK; this is encoded by the coding sequence ATGGTACCTAGGCTTAAATCAAAATACGAGAAGGAAATCCGTCCTACACTCCAAAAGTCACTCGGCTTTCAAAGTGTAATGCGAGTTCCCAGACTAGAAAAAATCGTGATTAACGTTGGTATGGGCGAAGCTCACACCAACCCAAAAGCGATGGAAGCTTGTTTGTTAGAAATTGGTCAAATTACAGGCCAAAGACCGGTAAAAACTTTCGCTAAGAAATCCATTGCGGGTTTCAAAGTGAGAGAGGGTATGGTGCTTGGTTGCAAAGTTACCCTCCGTGGTCATCATATGTATGAGTTCCTTGACAGATTCATTAACGTGGCTCTTCCACGGGTTCGAGACTTTCGTGGTGTAAACCCCAAAGGTTTCGATGGTCGAGGTAATTACAATCTGTCCGTAAGAGAACAGATCATCTTCCCTGAGATTCATTTTGATAAAATCAATACGATCTACGGGATCAATATCACTTTCGTAACGAACACGGAAGTGGACAAAGAAGCGTTCGAATTATTCCAAGCCTTCGGTATGCCTTACCGAGCGGCAGGTAAGTAG
- the rplX gene encoding 50S ribosomal protein L24, translated as MAAKLAYRGSEPTKFKKTKIKKDDEVLVISGKEKGKKGKVLAIDKRKDRVYIEGVNKRKRFVRPTQENPQGGAIEIEFPIHISNVMFHDTKAENKAKPKKKIKAVRLGFVKKDGKSVRVTRPEGKEV; from the coding sequence ATGGCAGCTAAATTAGCATATAGAGGCTCCGAGCCCACTAAATTCAAAAAAACGAAAATCAAAAAGGACGATGAAGTTCTTGTGATTTCCGGGAAAGAAAAAGGGAAAAAAGGGAAAGTTCTAGCAATCGACAAACGCAAAGACCGCGTTTATATCGAAGGTGTGAACAAAAGAAAAAGATTCGTAAGACCAACCCAAGAGAATCCTCAAGGTGGTGCGATCGAAATCGAATTCCCAATCCATATCTCCAATGTGATGTTTCACGACACAAAAGCAGAGAACAAAGCGAAGCCAAAGAAGAAAATTAAGGCTGTACGCTTGGGATTTGTCAAGAAGGATGGTAAATCCGTCCGAGTGACTCGACCTGAAGGGAAAGAAGTATAA
- the rplN gene encoding 50S ribosomal protein L14, with the protein MIQQETILQVADNSGVKKVMCVKVLGGSKKRYATLGDEIIVAVKEAQPAYGLRDGQGKKVHNKAVQRAVVVRTKKEVRRPDGTYIRFDDNAVAIIDDKGNPKGTRIFGPVARELRDKKYMKIISLAPEVL; encoded by the coding sequence ATGATTCAACAAGAAACTATTTTACAAGTAGCCGATAACTCGGGTGTGAAAAAAGTCATGTGCGTGAAAGTGCTTGGCGGTTCCAAAAAACGCTACGCAACGCTTGGTGACGAAATCATCGTCGCTGTTAAGGAAGCACAACCTGCTTACGGTCTCCGTGATGGTCAGGGTAAAAAAGTGCATAACAAAGCGGTTCAAAGAGCAGTTGTTGTGAGAACGAAAAAAGAAGTTCGTCGTCCAGACGGAACTTACATTCGTTTCGATGACAATGCTGTTGCCATCATTGATGACAAAGGGAATCCCAAAGGAACCAGGATCTTCGGACCTGTTGCCCGTGAACTTCGCGATAAAAAATACATGAAAATTATATCTCTCGCTCCGGAGGTTCTCTAG
- the rpsQ gene encoding 30S ribosomal protein S17, whose amino-acid sequence MEDKNSKKSLTIQGVVVSDSMDKTVVIEIITRKVHPRFKKIMTRTSRVKIHDEKNECQVGDRVIAVETRPLSKQKHHKLVKVIEKAKLV is encoded by the coding sequence ATGGAAGATAAAAACTCTAAAAAGTCTTTAACCATTCAGGGTGTAGTTGTGAGCGATTCTATGGATAAAACTGTAGTGATCGAAATCATCACAAGAAAAGTGCACCCACGGTTTAAGAAGATTATGACCAGAACTTCTCGAGTGAAAATTCACGATGAGAAGAACGAGTGTCAAGTTGGTGATCGAGTCATCGCTGTGGAAACAAGACCACTTTCTAAACAGAAACACCATAAACTTGTAAAGGTAATTGAGAAGGCTAAATTAGTATGA
- the rpmC gene encoding 50S ribosomal protein L29: MKDDFKSLSPEDLKKEILSSSEEVRKARFQFGVTRSLENPKLIRNHKKRIAQALTVLREKELTAKGKLKQIAPKAGSAPKAAKTSKGKKK; the protein is encoded by the coding sequence ATGAAAGACGATTTTAAGTCACTTTCTCCAGAAGATTTGAAGAAAGAAATTCTCTCCTCTTCCGAAGAAGTTAGAAAAGCAAGATTCCAGTTTGGTGTTACAAGATCTCTTGAGAACCCAAAACTAATCCGAAATCATAAGAAGAGAATTGCTCAGGCACTTACTGTCCTTCGTGAGAAGGAACTAACTGCAAAAGGCAAACTCAAACAAATCGCACCAAAGGCTGGTTCAGCTCCGAAAGCTGCTAAAACTAGCAAAGGTAAGAAGAAGTAG
- the rplP gene encoding 50S ribosomal protein L16 produces MLAPKRVKFRKRQRGRLKGKDERGSYVAFGEYGLKAISSGRITARQIEAARITINRQVKRGGKLWIRIFPHLPITKKPAETRMGKGKGNPEFWIAEIRPGRVLFEMAGIDEETARKALHLAAFKLPVETSFVKRNVL; encoded by the coding sequence ATGTTAGCACCTAAACGAGTAAAATTTAGAAAACGCCAAAGAGGGCGCTTGAAAGGTAAGGACGAAAGAGGTTCTTACGTTGCGTTCGGAGAGTATGGTTTAAAAGCTATTTCTTCCGGTCGCATTACAGCGCGACAAATCGAAGCTGCAAGGATTACTATCAACCGCCAAGTGAAACGAGGTGGGAAATTGTGGATCCGTATCTTCCCTCATCTTCCTATCACGAAAAAACCTGCCGAAACTCGTATGGGTAAAGGTAAAGGTAACCCAGAATTCTGGATTGCTGAGATCCGTCCGGGCCGCGTTCTTTTCGAAATGGCGGGAATTGATGAGGAAACAGCAAGAAAAGCTCTTCATTTGGCGGCTTTCAAACTGCCAGTAGAAACTTCATTTGTTAAGAGGAACGTTCTATGA
- the rpsC gene encoding 30S ribosomal protein S3: MGQKVNPIGLRIGITRNWDSIWYSKQDYIKNLHEDIKIRRFLQKKFKNASVVKIVIERFPEKINVNLHTSKPGMVIGQKGQNIEAVKQELKKLADKPIGMNIIEVKKPEIIAQAIAETVALQIEQRMPFRRVMKAELRRAMRGGVEGVKIQISGRLNGADMARTEKYMEGRVPLHTLRAKIDFGFKEALTTFGQIGVKVWTYTGDYFPTNKEETDEDKYAVKRRTS, encoded by the coding sequence ATGGGTCAGAAAGTAAATCCAATCGGACTACGAATCGGAATCACACGTAACTGGGATTCAATTTGGTATTCCAAGCAAGATTACATTAAAAATCTTCACGAAGATATCAAGATCCGTAGATTCCTTCAGAAGAAATTCAAAAACGCATCCGTTGTAAAGATCGTAATCGAAAGATTCCCTGAAAAAATCAACGTGAACCTCCATACTTCTAAACCAGGTATGGTGATTGGTCAAAAAGGCCAAAACATCGAAGCGGTAAAACAAGAGCTTAAAAAACTCGCTGATAAACCGATTGGGATGAACATCATCGAAGTGAAAAAACCGGAAATCATTGCGCAAGCAATTGCTGAAACGGTTGCCCTTCAAATCGAACAAAGGATGCCATTTCGTCGCGTAATGAAAGCAGAACTTCGTCGTGCGATGCGCGGTGGAGTGGAAGGCGTAAAAATCCAAATCTCCGGACGACTCAACGGAGCTGATATGGCAAGAACAGAAAAGTATATGGAAGGACGAGTTCCTCTTCATACTCTTCGTGCCAAAATCGACTTTGGATTCAAAGAAGCCCTCACTACTTTTGGTCAGATCGGTGTGAAGGTATGGACTTATACAGGTGACTACTTCCCAACAAATAAGGAAGAAACCGATGAAGACAAATACGCTGTAAAACGTAGAACGAGTTAA
- the rplV gene encoding 50S ribosomal protein L22, translating to MEAKAVAKHVRISARKARLVADEVRGYDYKEAIDILRFTNKAASSMIINLLNSAVANAIQMNESLDPSSLYVKKIYVDDGPIMKRFRPRARGRASRIRKRLSHITVVVSEIEKKVS from the coding sequence ATGGAAGCAAAAGCAGTTGCGAAACACGTAAGAATCTCAGCAAGAAAGGCCCGCCTGGTTGCTGATGAAGTTCGTGGATACGATTACAAGGAAGCCATTGATATCTTGCGTTTTACAAATAAAGCAGCAAGTTCAATGATCATCAACCTTTTGAACTCGGCAGTGGCGAACGCCATCCAAATGAACGAAAGTTTGGATCCAAGTTCACTCTACGTTAAAAAAATCTATGTGGATGACGGTCCTATCATGAAACGTTTCCGTCCAAGAGCACGCGGTCGTGCTTCTCGGATCCGTAAACGCCTAAGCCACATCACTGTTGTAGTATCTGAAATCGAAAAGAAGGTTAGTTAA
- the rpsS gene encoding 30S ribosomal protein S19, whose protein sequence is MARSLKKGPFIDDHLMKKITKLNSEGKKTPFKSWSRRSTIYPDMIGHTVMIHNGKAFVPVYVNENMIGHKLGEFAPTRTFKGHGGDKKVAKK, encoded by the coding sequence ATGGCTAGAAGCTTAAAAAAAGGTCCGTTTATTGACGACCACCTCATGAAAAAAATAACCAAGTTAAACTCCGAAGGGAAAAAAACTCCCTTCAAATCTTGGTCAAGAAGAAGTACCATTTATCCGGACATGATCGGTCACACTGTGATGATTCATAACGGCAAAGCGTTTGTTCCTGTATATGTAAACGAAAACATGATCGGTCACAAACTCGGTGAGTTTGCTCCCACTAGGACCTTTAAAGGCCATGGTGGAGACAAAAAAGTAGCGAAGAAATAG